In Vibrio atlanticus, the following proteins share a genomic window:
- a CDS encoding class II glutamine amidotransferase → MCELLGMSANVPTDICFSFTGLMQRGGNTGPHRDGWGITFYEGKGFRTFKDPNPSCESKIAELVQNYPIKSQAVVSHIRQANRGGVNLENTHPFTRELWGRYWTFAHNGQLTDYDDLISGRFRPVGETDSELSFCWLLKQLEDRFPEPPQDMEGMFRFVAECCDQLREKGVFNMLLSDGEYVMNYCTNHLYWITRRAPFGNASLIDEDVEINFQEETTPNDVVTVVATQPLTDNEEWFRMKPGEYALFHFGELIGNNHKALEDVAYAPKKVASQAPTEPLS, encoded by the coding sequence ATGTGTGAATTGCTCGGTATGAGCGCGAATGTGCCAACTGATATTTGTTTTAGCTTTACTGGCCTTATGCAACGTGGAGGCAACACTGGTCCACATCGTGATGGCTGGGGTATTACTTTCTATGAGGGAAAGGGTTTTCGTACATTTAAAGACCCTAATCCTAGTTGTGAATCTAAGATCGCTGAGCTGGTTCAAAACTACCCAATTAAGAGCCAAGCTGTTGTCAGTCATATCCGTCAAGCTAATCGCGGTGGCGTTAATCTAGAAAATACTCACCCTTTCACTCGTGAGCTTTGGGGACGATACTGGACTTTTGCTCACAATGGTCAACTAACGGATTATGATGATCTGATTAGTGGTCGATTCAGACCTGTCGGTGAGACGGACAGCGAACTCTCTTTCTGCTGGTTGTTGAAACAACTTGAAGACCGTTTTCCTGAACCTCCTCAAGATATGGAAGGTATGTTTCGCTTTGTCGCTGAGTGCTGTGACCAGTTACGAGAGAAAGGTGTTTTCAATATGTTGCTCAGTGACGGTGAGTACGTGATGAACTATTGTACGAACCATTTATATTGGATAACAAGACGCGCTCCTTTTGGTAACGCGAGCCTGATTGATGAAGATGTTGAGATTAACTTCCAAGAAGAAACTACGCCCAATGATGTGGTAACCGTCGTTGCAACTCAGCCTCTAACAGACAATGAAGAGTGGTTTAGAATGAAGCCGGGTGAATACGCGCTGTTTCATTTTGGTGAGCTGATCGGCAATAATCATAAAGCGTTGGAAGATGTTGCTTACGCACCTAAAAAGGTGGCAA
- the lpcA gene encoding D-sedoheptulose 7-phosphate isomerase, whose amino-acid sequence MYQDLIKSELNEAADVLNKFLSDDHNIAQIEAAAKMIADSFKQEGKVLSCGNGGSHCDAMHFAEELTGRYRENRPGFAGIAISDPSHLSCVSNDFGYDHVFSRYVEAVGRKGDVLFGLSTSGNSGNILKAIEAAQAKGMKTIALTGKDGGKMAGCADIEIRVPHFGYADRIQEIHIKIIHIVIQLVEKEME is encoded by the coding sequence ATGTACCAAGACCTAATCAAAAGTGAATTGAACGAAGCTGCTGACGTTCTGAACAAGTTCTTGAGTGATGACCATAACATTGCTCAAATTGAAGCTGCTGCAAAAATGATTGCAGATTCATTCAAGCAAGAGGGCAAAGTGCTTTCTTGTGGTAACGGTGGTTCACACTGTGATGCAATGCATTTCGCGGAAGAGCTAACAGGCCGATACCGTGAAAATCGTCCAGGCTTTGCTGGTATTGCGATTTCAGATCCGAGTCACCTGTCTTGCGTGAGTAACGACTTTGGCTACGACCACGTATTTTCTCGTTATGTAGAAGCCGTGGGTCGTAAAGGCGATGTGTTGTTTGGTTTATCGACTTCAGGTAACTCTGGCAACATCCTAAAAGCGATTGAAGCTGCTCAAGCTAAAGGGATGAAAACCATTGCGCTGACCGGTAAAGATGGCGGTAAAATGGCAGGTTGTGCTGATATCGAAATCCGAGTCCCACACTTTGGCTACGCTGATCGCATCCAAGAGATTCACATTAAGATCATCCACATTGTGATTCAGCTTGTTGAAAAAGAAATGGAATAA
- the fadE gene encoding acyl-CoA dehydrogenase FadE encodes MNILLSLLGISAILGVCLYHRVSLVRALIVLTGAMVALTLFGSVAVTGWLCYLLAIAIFAVPAIRQTLISQKALSLFKKVLPAMSQTEKEALEAGTVWWEAELFKGKPEWKKLQNIADPKLSEAEQAFLDGPVNTVCEMVNDYQVTHELADLPPEVWQYLKDHKFFAMIIKKKYGGLEFSAYAQSLVLQKLTGVSSVLSSTVGVPNSLGPGELLQHYGTEDQRNHYLPRLAEGKEIPCFALTSPEAGSDAGSIPDYGVVCKGQWQGEEVLGMRLTWNKRYITLAPVATVLGLAFKLRDPEGLLGDKQDLGITCALIPTDLKGVEIGNRHFPLNVPFQNGPTQGDDIFVPIDFIIGGQKMAGQGWRMLVECLSVGRGITLPSNSTGGIKSAALATGAYARIRRQFKQPIGRMEGVEEPLARLAGNAYVMDAASNLTVAGIDLGEKPSVISAIVKYHCTHRGQRSIIDAMDIVGGKGICLGPSNFLARGYQGSPIAITVEGANILTRSMIIYGQGAIRCHPYVLNEMEAAYSESSDALDKFDSALAGHVSFTMSNLVRSLWFGLTDGRGSDAPTPSNKTDKQTQRYYQQLNRYSANLALLSDISMAVLGGSLKRRERLSARLGDILSQLYLGSATLKRFESEGSHAEDLPLVHWGMQDSLRQTEVAIDEFLANFPNPVIGRLLRVVLMPFGRIRRAPNDKLDSQVAHILQTPSETRSRIGRGQYLEATEYNPVGKIEKALEVILQAEPLFDKVCKETHQKRAFLRLDLVAQLGLEKGILTQEEANLLISAEEHRLYTINVDDFSPEELAAKTQYPEQSIDNVA; translated from the coding sequence ATGAACATATTGCTCTCCCTACTCGGCATCTCAGCCATCTTAGGCGTCTGTCTTTACCATAGAGTTAGTCTGGTCCGTGCATTAATTGTGTTAACCGGCGCAATGGTAGCATTAACCCTGTTTGGCAGCGTGGCAGTCACTGGTTGGCTTTGTTATCTATTGGCCATAGCGATCTTTGCTGTACCAGCAATTCGCCAGACCCTCATTAGTCAAAAAGCACTTTCTTTGTTTAAGAAGGTTCTACCAGCAATGTCTCAGACGGAAAAAGAGGCATTAGAAGCAGGCACTGTATGGTGGGAAGCAGAGCTGTTCAAAGGCAAGCCTGAGTGGAAGAAGCTTCAAAACATTGCGGATCCAAAACTTTCTGAGGCGGAACAAGCGTTTTTAGATGGCCCAGTAAATACAGTATGTGAGATGGTCAACGATTATCAAGTGACACATGAACTTGCCGATTTGCCACCAGAAGTTTGGCAGTACCTGAAAGACCATAAATTCTTCGCCATGATCATCAAGAAAAAATACGGCGGTTTAGAATTCTCAGCTTACGCTCAGTCTTTAGTTCTACAGAAACTAACGGGTGTTTCGAGCGTATTATCCTCAACCGTTGGCGTACCTAACTCACTAGGTCCTGGTGAGCTATTGCAGCACTACGGTACAGAAGATCAAAGAAACCATTACCTGCCACGCCTAGCTGAAGGTAAAGAGATCCCTTGTTTCGCACTGACCAGTCCAGAAGCCGGCTCTGATGCTGGCTCAATCCCAGATTACGGCGTGGTGTGTAAAGGTCAATGGCAAGGCGAAGAAGTATTGGGCATGCGCCTAACTTGGAACAAACGTTACATCACTCTAGCGCCTGTCGCGACCGTTTTAGGCTTAGCCTTTAAACTGAGAGACCCAGAAGGTCTGCTTGGTGACAAACAAGATCTTGGCATCACCTGTGCTCTTATCCCTACCGATTTAAAAGGCGTAGAGATTGGTAACCGCCACTTCCCACTCAACGTGCCTTTCCAAAATGGTCCGACTCAAGGTGATGACATCTTCGTGCCTATCGATTTCATCATCGGCGGCCAGAAAATGGCAGGACAAGGCTGGCGTATGTTGGTTGAATGTCTGTCGGTTGGTCGTGGTATCACACTGCCTTCAAACTCAACCGGTGGTATTAAATCTGCAGCATTAGCAACTGGTGCTTACGCTCGTATTCGTCGTCAATTCAAACAACCCATTGGTCGCATGGAAGGGGTTGAAGAGCCACTGGCACGTCTAGCAGGTAACGCCTATGTAATGGATGCAGCAAGTAACCTGACGGTTGCGGGTATCGATCTTGGTGAAAAGCCTTCGGTTATCTCAGCAATCGTGAAGTACCACTGTACTCACCGTGGCCAACGCAGCATCATCGATGCGATGGATATCGTCGGCGGTAAAGGCATTTGCTTAGGCCCATCGAACTTCCTCGCTCGTGGTTATCAAGGCTCACCAATTGCAATTACGGTTGAAGGCGCAAACATCCTGACTCGTTCAATGATCATCTATGGTCAAGGCGCGATTCGCTGCCACCCTTATGTTCTGAACGAAATGGAAGCGGCTTATTCGGAAAGCAGCGATGCACTTGATAAGTTTGATTCAGCATTAGCAGGACACGTTAGCTTTACTATGAGTAACCTAGTCCGCAGCTTGTGGTTTGGTTTAACCGACGGTCGTGGTTCAGATGCTCCAACACCATCCAATAAAACGGATAAGCAGACACAGCGTTACTACCAACAGCTGAACCGCTACAGTGCTAACCTAGCGCTACTGTCTGATATTTCAATGGCTGTATTAGGCGGTTCACTGAAACGCAGAGAGCGCCTGTCAGCAAGACTGGGGGATATCCTGAGTCAACTCTACCTAGGTTCAGCAACACTTAAGCGCTTTGAAAGCGAAGGTAGCCATGCTGAAGATCTCCCATTAGTCCATTGGGGTATGCAAGACAGCTTGCGTCAAACTGAAGTCGCGATTGATGAGTTCTTGGCGAACTTCCCTAACCCTGTGATTGGTCGACTACTTCGCGTTGTGTTAATGCCATTTGGTCGTATCCGTCGTGCACCAAACGACAAACTGGATAGCCAAGTCGCGCACATCCTACAAACACCAAGCGAAACACGCTCTCGTATCGGCCGTGGCCAATACTTGGAAGCAACGGAATACAACCCTGTAGGCAAGATTGAAAAAGCGCTAGAAGTGATTCTTCAAGCTGAACCTCTGTTTGATAAGGTTTGTAAAGAAACACATCAAAAACGTGCTTTCTTACGACTCGACCTTGTCGCTCAGCTGGGACTTGAGAAAGGTATCTTAACGCAAGAAGAAGCAAATCTTCTGATTAGCGCTGAGGAACATAGACTGTACACAATTAACGTTGATGACTTCTCACCAGAGGAGCTTGCAGCAAAGACTCAGTACCCAGAACAATCGATTGATAACGTCGCTTAA
- a CDS encoding TIGR03503 family protein, with the protein MLRVLATGCLLLLSFGLHAATESVMSLLDNRFRVDPSIEQVTFVIYRADNSKPVVLVRPDGKKYHALRHADNVRWYQESSMDIISIDNPMPGPWQAVGKVSPKNNIKLLSHLVLDANEFPDKLYQTEHIKFTARLTSDGKPLVLRDFLDRVKLKVTFTKFVENEESLVREARPIPVVMGEFADDGVDLDEKAGDGVFTVSLPMDIEPGKYRARITSGNGVFLRAQEQEVLVYPTPITTTFIQSRKEGLSHTVVASGEPGMIAPSSLAAHVEYKAPDGYVMYKQGQAEADAMKVSLTLPYNDDLGIYTWSGMVYATDASSQRPLIFPITEQSYSVVQEIDLAESRRLQEEALAEQKRIAEKLMILQKREDDRQRSIMIIAVGNVAAILLGLLIWFVICKITAKKRALPEMQLKAPK; encoded by the coding sequence ATGTTAAGGGTATTGGCTACCGGTTGTTTATTGCTCTTGAGCTTTGGCTTACACGCAGCAACAGAATCTGTAATGAGTTTATTGGATAATCGCTTTCGAGTTGATCCCAGCATCGAGCAAGTTACTTTTGTAATCTATCGAGCCGATAATTCTAAACCCGTCGTCTTGGTTCGTCCTGATGGCAAGAAGTATCACGCTTTGCGTCATGCTGATAATGTCCGTTGGTACCAAGAATCGTCAATGGATATTATCTCTATCGACAATCCGATGCCGGGTCCCTGGCAAGCGGTAGGTAAAGTCTCACCTAAAAATAATATCAAACTTTTATCTCATCTGGTTTTAGACGCCAATGAATTTCCAGACAAGTTGTACCAAACCGAACACATTAAATTTACCGCTCGTTTGACATCCGATGGCAAGCCGCTTGTGCTGCGTGACTTTCTTGACCGTGTGAAGCTTAAAGTAACATTCACTAAGTTCGTCGAAAACGAAGAGTCCTTAGTGAGAGAAGCGCGGCCAATTCCGGTTGTCATGGGGGAATTTGCCGATGATGGCGTTGATCTTGACGAAAAAGCTGGAGATGGTGTATTCACGGTATCGTTGCCAATGGACATTGAGCCTGGTAAATATCGAGCTCGAATTACTTCTGGTAATGGTGTGTTCCTGCGAGCGCAAGAGCAAGAGGTCTTGGTTTACCCAACGCCAATCACCACCACCTTCATTCAGTCTCGCAAAGAAGGCTTATCTCATACCGTCGTGGCATCTGGCGAGCCAGGTATGATTGCACCGAGCTCGTTAGCAGCTCACGTTGAGTATAAAGCCCCTGATGGGTATGTGATGTATAAGCAAGGCCAAGCCGAAGCTGATGCGATGAAAGTGTCTTTAACGTTGCCTTATAATGATGATTTGGGAATTTACACTTGGTCGGGGATGGTTTATGCCACCGATGCGTCAAGCCAGCGTCCACTGATCTTCCCGATTACCGAGCAGTCGTACAGCGTTGTTCAAGAGATAGACCTAGCAGAATCTCGACGTCTTCAAGAGGAAGCTCTTGCTGAGCAGAAACGTATTGCTGAAAAATTAATGATTCTTCAAAAAAGAGAAGATGACAGGCAGCGCAGCATAATGATTATAGCGGTAGGTAATGTGGCTGCGATTTTATTGGGCTTACTGATTTGGTTTGTAATATGTAAAATCACAGCGAAGAAGAGAGCGTTACCCGAGATGCAGCTCAAGGCACCTAAGTAA
- the dnaQ gene encoding DNA polymerase III subunit epsilon yields the protein MNTSSTPEQSTNEKNSSNENKRIVVLDTETTGMNTEGGPHYMGHRIVEIGAVEIINRRLTGRHFHVYIKPDRAIQEEAIGVHGITDEFLIDKPEYQDIHKEFLDFIKGAELVAHNAPFDTGFMDYEFEKLNPAIGKTDDYCKVTDTLAMAKKIFPGKRNNLDILCDRYGIDNSHRTLHGALLDAEILADVYLLMTGGQTSLQFNAGQQEGEGESIRRAESGRKSLKVLRATADEVEAHQSRLDLVEKSGSCLWRQ from the coding sequence ATGAATACCAGTAGCACTCCAGAACAAAGCACGAACGAAAAAAACAGTTCGAATGAAAACAAACGCATCGTTGTACTCGATACCGAAACCACCGGTATGAATACAGAGGGTGGCCCCCACTATATGGGACATCGCATCGTTGAAATTGGTGCAGTAGAGATCATCAACCGCAGGCTGACTGGGCGTCACTTTCACGTCTATATCAAGCCCGATCGTGCGATTCAAGAAGAAGCAATTGGCGTTCACGGTATTACCGATGAATTCTTGATTGATAAACCAGAATACCAAGACATACATAAAGAGTTTCTCGATTTTATTAAAGGTGCGGAGCTGGTGGCTCATAACGCGCCCTTCGATACGGGCTTTATGGATTATGAGTTTGAGAAACTTAACCCTGCTATAGGTAAAACGGATGACTACTGTAAAGTTACCGATACCTTGGCGATGGCGAAGAAGATATTCCCAGGGAAAAGAAACAATCTAGATATCTTATGTGACCGTTATGGTATTGATAACTCACACCGTACTCTTCACGGCGCATTGCTCGATGCGGAGATTCTAGCAGACGTCTACTTATTGATGACAGGTGGGCAAACTTCGCTGCAATTTAACGCTGGCCAACAAGAAGGCGAAGGCGAAAGCATACGAAGAGCAGAAAGTGGTCGAAAATCCCTAAAGGTTTTGCGAGCTACGGCCGATGAAGTAGAAGCGCATCAAAGTCGTTTAGACCTCGTCGAGAAAAGCGGAAGCTGCCTCTGGCGTCAGTAG
- the rnhA gene encoding ribonuclease HI, translating to MTKQVEIFTDGSCLGNPGPGGYGVVLRYKKVEKTLAEGFTLTTNNRMEMLAAVVALQALKEPCSVILTTDSQYVRQGITQWIHNWKKRDWKTADKKPVKNADLWQRLDKETARHSVDWRWVKGHAGHRENEMCDDLARSAAENPTQEDTGYQPS from the coding sequence ATGACGAAACAAGTTGAAATTTTCACTGATGGTTCTTGTTTAGGCAACCCAGGTCCTGGCGGCTACGGCGTCGTACTTCGCTACAAAAAAGTAGAGAAGACGTTAGCCGAAGGTTTCACCTTAACCACCAATAACCGCATGGAAATGCTCGCCGCTGTTGTGGCTCTCCAAGCCCTCAAAGAGCCTTGCTCTGTCATTCTGACCACAGATAGCCAATACGTGCGTCAAGGTATCACCCAGTGGATTCACAACTGGAAAAAGCGCGATTGGAAAACAGCCGATAAAAAGCCCGTTAAAAACGCAGACCTGTGGCAAAGACTCGACAAAGAGACGGCGCGCCATAGCGTTGATTGGCGCTGGGTTAAGGGGCACGCGGGGCACCGAGAAAATGAAATGTGTGATGATTTAGCTCGAAGTGCAGCTGAAAACCCG